Proteins co-encoded in one Dendropsophus ebraccatus isolate aDenEbr1 chromosome 9, aDenEbr1.pat, whole genome shotgun sequence genomic window:
- the LOC138801933 gene encoding taste receptor type 2 member 40-like, whose amino-acid sequence MISALRMFRLALMILSGVFGTLLNFSIVVVYFDLWRKVGDGCRYNVILLIIGLVNLSYQCCLTIDNVFKFSQIYELFDKKFCLLLFSLQFALIGLSLWNTVWLSILYCVRLVNSSQWLFLRIKEKFFCFLPQLMVGSVLWSISIALPIFWETSMETPQNNTDYMTICSYNMNVYYIIPSLLLGVAIPVSITCFSIGLSVRTLVRHIFSMRNSHITSPQLQGHFQAVRTLSVRVFLEIVFFIVIVMVTFTSLRSNPTMEAICWVNIMIYPTSQALILVFGNPTLKKKLCDCLMIWKRL is encoded by the coding sequence ATGATTTCTGCTCTGAGGATGTTCAGGTTAGCACTCATGATCCTCTCAGGTGTGTTTGGGACCTTACTGAACTTCTCCATTGTGGTTGTGTATTTCGACCTCTGGAGGAAGGTGGGTGATGGGTGCAGGTATAATGTCATCCTGTTGATCATCGGCCTTGTGAACCTCTCCTACCAATGTTGCCTCACCATCGATAATGTTTTCAAATTTTCTCAGATATATGAATTGTTTGACAAAAAGTTTTGTCTGTTGCTCTTCAGCCTCCAATTTGCACTGATTGGACTAAGTCTGTGGAACACAGTGTGGCTCTCTATACTCTACTGTGTGCGGCTGGTCAATTCCTCCCAATGGTTGTTCCTTAGGATAAAGGAGAAGTTCTTCTGCTTTCTTCCTCAGCTCATGGTGGGGTCCGTGCTTTGGTCAATATCCATTGCTTTGCCAATATTCTGGGAGACCAGcatggaaaccccccaaaacaacacTGATTATATGACCATCTGCAGCTACAACATGAACGTCTATTATATCATCCCCAGCCTACTGCTCGGAGTCGCCATTCCTGTTTCCATCACCTGCTTCTCCATTGGCCTCAGTGTTCGGACTCTGGTCAGACATATTTTTAGCATGCGTAATTCCCACATCACGTCTCCGCAGCTCCAGGGACATTTCCAAGCTGTCAGGACATTGAGCGTACGCGTGTTCTTAGAAATAGTTTTCTTTATTGTGATTGTAATGGTAACGTTTACATCGCTGAGGTCTAATCCCACCATGGAAGCCATCTGCTGGGTCAACATCATGATCTACCCCACCTCCCAGGCTCTTATTTTAGTCTTTGGGAACCCGACCTTGAAGAAGAAGTTATGTGATTGTCTTATGATTTGGAAAAGACTGTAA
- the LOC138801934 gene encoding taste receptor type 2 member 39-like: MAYVIGLVPEITIGLFNNIFIVSVIVFDFYKEKHISSSNKLLLFIAISNVSYNIVISAGLLDKFIAPQASSTFVLSSMYIILLLYSISSCAWLSAGLGAFYFLKISQARRLSWVKTHIDSIVPWLVLALEVVSFISGFLCSFLLISPQNSFRNVLDGPLLMMKVLEKNSLKLINATIVVTSMPFMFIFIFTVCIVWTLKEHSRQMERSMGPEDNGRLTPYEGVVRRMNHFLYFYIILYISMLILYFSIISRFWMSLLLMSSFTPLQSLFLIGIDIRLREAWKEVTLRCMLRALMWRQ; this comes from the coding sequence ATGGCTTATGTCATTGGTTTAGTTCCGGAGATAACCATTGGATTATTCAACAACATCTTTATAGTATCCGTCATTGTCTTTGACTTCTACAAGGAGAAGCACATAAGCAGCAGCAATAAACTCTTGTTGTTTATTGCCATCTCGAATGTGAGTTACAACATTGTGATATCTGCCGGCTTACTCGACAAGTTCATTGCTCCTCAAGCCTCATCCACATTTGTCCTGTCTTCTATGTACATCATATTATTGCTGTACAGCATCAGCTCTTGTGCCTGGCTCAGTGCCGGCCTCGGAGCCTTCTACTTTCTCAAAATCTCACAGGCCAGACGTCTTTCCTGGGTGAAGACCCACATCGACTCCATTGTCCCTTGGTTGGTGTTGGCACTTGAGGTTGTTTCCTTCATTAGCGGCTTCCTCTGCAGTTTCCTTCTAATTTCTCCTCAGAACAGTTTCCGTAACGTCTTGGATGGCCCTCTGCTTATGATGAAGGTCCTAGAGAAGAACAGCTTGAAGCTCATCAATGCCACCATAGTGGTTACGTCCATGCCATTTATGTTCATTTTCATCTTCACTGTGTGCATTGTATGGACACTAAAAGAACACAGTCGGCAGATGGAGAGAAGTATGGGACCAGAGGACAATGGACGCCTGACGCCATACGAGGGGGTTGTGAGGCGAATGAATCATTTCCTATACTTCTATATAATCCTTTATATCTCaatgctgattttgtacttctcTATTATCTCTAGATTCTGGATgtctctgttgttgatgtcaTCTTTTACCCCTCTACAATCTCTCTTCCTCATTGGGATTGACATTAGACTCAGAGAAGCCTGGAAGGAGGTCACATTACGCTGTATGCTGCGGGCCCTTATGTGGAGGCAATAA